TCACCTCGATGATGGTGTTGCTTCCCACTACAGCCAGCGGCAACTTGTCCTGGCAAAGCAACAGTACGTGGCGTTATTAATACATATAAGTGTTTGAGTGTCTGGATGTGTAGCAAATTAGTACACTTGTGTAACAGGACGTGTTAGGTGACATAAAATACCTTTATCTTCTTCACCAGCCTGTTCTCTTCTTCGTCATCCGTCTCAGGGAACTCGTAGATCTTGATTTTGTGCTCTTGGATTTCCCGCATGATCTAGCAGGAAAAGAGAAGATCTTTTAGCAACTTCTGGCAGAGCTAATGGGAAATGGCTGAAGAAAACGGGCCCAACCTTCGCCTAATGTTGAGCCAGGAAAAACGGTTTCATTTCAGTAGAGAGAAATCAAATGGTTTCAGTTAGTTACACGAAATGATAATGTGAATTTGTACGACATTCTGCCTTGACACACTCAAAACGGCACATTTTTTGTGGTCACACGCTCTCCAAACTCCATTGAGAAATGTTGATTGAGTTTCAGCCTAGCTTGATGATGAagatacttttttattttttttattttttattttttttagttgtgTTCATAATTTAAATCAATTCAAAACTCAACTTTGAGTTAGTATGACTGGTTAAAAGATGTTGACGTCTACCAACTATGCGTGTAATAAAAGTACAACACATCACACATAAAGAACTTCTTACAGGAACtactttctttgtgtgtttatatgcatGTTTAAGTTACAGAAAACCTTTAACACAGTGCAGCACTTTGTGGTACAAACAGCTGTCACACCAAAGAGGATCTACTTTATTTGGAGTTGCTTCGCAATGCACATTTTTCCACCATCATACCGATGACCAAAGTTTAAAACAGAATGCTCTCGGATACCTTTTCTGCAGTAGTAAGCAGCTGTGGAAACCACTGACCTGTTTCTTGAACTGTTGGCATTCCTCGGGGGTGAGGGTGTCTGCTTTGGCGATCAGCGGGATGACATTGACTTTCTCATGCAACCGCTTCATGAACTCAATGTCCAAGGGTTTCAGTCTGCATGGAGATAAAGAGACAGCTTTACATGTTGTTTAACTGGATACGGCAAGAAgtgttaaatcatttttaaatcactCTGTACCTTGACCTTATTATTGATATCTTACATTTTCCAGCCTGTCTAGCAAACCTAAGAACAAAATAATCAAACTGTGGTGGAGTTTACTCCATCGTCATTATAGGGGTAAATGGGATATTTTGGGAATGACTGGCTTCATATTTCCATttgatcatgtttttttttgacaacaCAAAGATGAGTGGAGCTATACCAAATATAGAAAAGTATCCGTTTCGCACGACTGATCTGTTGTAATGTCTAAGAAAATGACCCGTGTAGTCGTGAGAAAGCGTCGCTatttttggctgtttttttaaactgaataaatcGTATTTGACATTAATGAATTATTGCTTTGCCTTTGCATTTtgttagaaaataaaatgttatctttATTTGATTCCTGAGGGCACAGTGGAAATATCCCTCGGAGTCTAAATCTGCCCTGAAGCACCATCTGATGCGGTTAGTTTTGTGAGTGGGATGTCTGTCAGGTCGCAATACACAGCACCGGTGCTGCACTGACACTCTTAAGAAAGCCAACAACTGTTTGTATCTCAAAGAAGAGCAAcaataaaaaactatttcacTGGTTCTCAATTcatcagattaaaaaaatgtaccgCAGATAGCATCATTAACAGGTGACACAAGTGATGCCTTTGCATTCACGGTGGGCATGTTAAACCTTTATAATAAAGCAAACAACAAATGACAGCTGGTCTATGGAGCAGTCACAGAGTACACATCAGCATGCCCTTTGTGGTagtacacattaaaaaaaaacataacaatacACAGAAATAGGAGCAGACTGACTCAAACAGTTCATTGCTAAATGCTGGCTGACATCAATATTTTATAGCTGTTTTGTATCAGCAATATCTAAGTCAATAGAACACACTAAATTATGTATGAATTGCAATATAAACCAGCCCTGAAGGTCTGGAGCTTTTGAGGTCTGCTTTGAGCCTACACAAACTGACAGGAAGAATGTGCTTCCTTCAAGCTACAATGCAGAAAACCCCAAAACAGCAACGTCAGTGTGATTCAGCACCCATCAGGCTACGCAAAACACGTCCCGGTCCAATGTCTTTCCTGAGAATAAACAAACATCAACTCCAAAACAAGCACATTTCCCAAATTGTCTTATACAAATAGGATGACATATTTTGTGAGAGAACGAGCAATGTACAGTATACGTAAAATACCAACAAACAAATAGAAACAAGACAGTATTTCATAATATTCGGTCTGCAACGAACAATTATTATCAATTAATTTGTCAATTGTGTTTCTTGATCATTTGTCTGGTCTacaaaatgccagaaaatagtgacaaatgtCTATCACAAGATTCCAGAAACctaaggtgacatcttcaaattgtcCCAACAGTCCAGAACGCAACAATATTTACTttataatgatataaaacagagaaaatgaaaaaatctgTACAAATGATAAGATggaactggacaatgtacagcatttttgcttgaaaaataactaattgtttcagctctacatACTGATACAATGTCAGAAAACTCAGCCATGTTTCTTCCTTAATGAGTCCTCGAACCTTAAGAGAAAACCAGTCACCAGAGTTGGGCTGAGAGTTCAATGTTCAGATTGTCTCTCAGTGTTGGGGGTCattgtgctgctgtgtgagaGCAGTCAGCTGCTGTTATGAGGGGAAGCtctatgtgtgtgcgtgaggaCATACGCTGTCCATCCTCAAGGCAAAAGCACTGCTTGTGTGGGTACAGAGGACAGGCTTGTACAAACAATATCTCaaagaggacagacagacagacagaggaaggaggaaaacaaacacaaggaGAGGGTAGTACATAGGCTTCTTCGTTGTTTACAGTAAGTCACGGTCAACAGCTTTAAGGACATGTGAGCACACGGTGGATATTTGCATATACACAAATATGCAGGCTCCACACAGCAGACGCAAACACAACACTATTCTGCCCTTCAACGGCAAACAGCATACGCTcattttgtatatgtatgtatgtttgtatatgtatgtatatatatatatatatatatatatatatatatatatatatatatatatatatatataagctaaGCGCCTTAGCTAGGGGCAGCCTTTCATATTGGCATACATTTAAACCCATACATGCGTTTGAATGCGTTATCGACCAAATGCtatcagctgtttgttttttttcagggcAGGAAATAACCTCTGAAGTTTCTCAATTTCACTACTCCCACACTTCAACTGAATTGTGCATTAGACAATTCACGTACACTTCTTAAAAGAAAGACAAGATGAGCACATCTGGGTGGTCAACTAACTACAGACAATCTGGGGGCTTGTGAATAATAAACATTACAGTTAAATTCCACACAGTCATCTCTTTAGGAAACATTTGGCGATCAGTATCATCAGCTAGGCATTTTGCCAgcgtccccccccccaccccctttccACAAGTTTTAACCCTTATTTTGCAAAACTGCAAGCTGCAAGCTGACGCAGTCTCACATTATCATTTACAGCAATGGCCTGCAGGAGTAGTTGTAGGAGAGACAGAGTAAGACACATTTGCTGCACACACTCAGGAGCAGCCTGGCATGACCACAGCTCGTGCTGTTGGCCACCAAGCTGTTCCAGAAGCAGTAGGGAGGTTCAGCACCTCGCTGAAAATGccaaaggaggaagaggaagagcttTATTGACTGCCCTTCCCTGGATTATTTCAGACTGTACAGGGATCTGAGCCAGCAACCCTCATTTCCAGTTACAAACCTGCTTCTCTGACCTTTGGGGCATTCTTGACCTCTCATTTCCCTCCTTACACAATTATTTACTCATTTCCTCTCACTGTTCGCCCATTCACTTCCAACGTTTTCCTTTCTCCATACCTATGTATTCCTTACTTCCAACCCCTTGTGATGAAAGAGCTTGATTCTTACTGGATGAGCCCATACTAACAACATGGGTGGCGTGGCACGGTCTGAATAAAAGCgtccacaataaaaaaaaatatattaattgaCTTATGAATTTGTCTCCCAGACTCACCCATGTCCCGAGGGGGCAATGAAGTACAGACAACAGTGGATTCGGCTGTCAGGCATCTGTCGTCTGTTCACCCGGGATTCTGAGTTCAGGTAGTCTTCAAACTTGCTGTCTATGTGGTCGATGACTGGCTGCCAGCTGCATAATACAAATGACAGCTTccgttaaaaaacaaaaaacaaatcccaaGTAAGACCCAGAAATACCCTTTTTGGAATATTAAAGAGTAGCTTTGACATTTTAAGGATTCTAAATAAAAGGAACATTGTCTGTGCTGAGCTGAAGTTGTGGTGATCCTTACCAGTTGCTGTTGTCGACAGCATCTCCGAACCCTGGGGTGTCAACTATTGTGAGCAGCAGCTGGACGCCGCCTTCCTTTATTAAAACTTTGGACTGCTCCACCTGGCacaggaggaaaaaaatgaaGGGCACATTGTGTTTACTTTTGCCACAAACTGTGCCTTTGAAACCAAACGGTCTAATTAAATAGTAAAAAACGAAAACACAATATGGAAGGAGGACTGTGAAATCATTATGACTGGAAGATAAGCAACACAGATCATATATTTCACGTAGAAAACACTTGAGCTAGCAGCATGTAGCAACATGCCGTGTCAAACTGTGCTATTAGCTAACTATGCTGAGAAGCCAGAAAAGCACACAAGCATCTGGAGATAGCAATGCTGTCAGTCAGGAGCCAGACAGATAAAGAGCAGCACTTGAGGCACTCAAAATCCAGTACAAGGTTGTGTAATTATGGAAGACTGAGATACAGGCATTCATTGCAGCAGCTGACAGCGAGGCCGACTTGTTTAAACCATCATGAGAAAATAAGGTATTACTGCATGTCTTAAAGAGTCAATCAGACCTCAttacaaaatacaaatcaaTCTAAAAGTAACAGAGACTTTTCTCACCAAACCCCATAATTCTCTTCTCCTTACACTATTCAGATGATGTTATGATGATGCTAATGTAAAACTTGAGTGGTAACTATTTTTATGTTCtgtgttgtttattttgcaTGACATATTGTGAGAAAGGAGTAGAtacttatttcttttttttttcttaaacagAGCAGGCTCTCTGgaactgtaatactgtaaatcacaatgttttacaaacagtgcatttattgtttgttttttatgatcATATGTAATGTGTGTTAATGGTCCAGTTGCGGATGCAAAGGGGACCGATCCTTCAGATAAAAATGAGAaagttctctgcgcttctgcTGACCACaaaaatagccggtgcaacacagatgtcttcttacttgatggttttattacttaaggtgcaaaacagtgactaacgtttcgatgtagagtCTTTAGTCTAGAGCCTTTTCTGTAGTAGCCCCCAAACTCTGGAATTCCCTCCCACCCCATATCAAATCCTGTAATACAATTGCCAGTTTTAAATCAAACCTGAAGACGCATTTTTACTCTCTTGCttttaattccttttttttttttttttaagattcagagctatgaactgaactgaacttttTGTATTTGCAAATTTTGTtccattgttgttttattctgttACATTATTTGACTTTACTTTTGCCTAACTATATTCATGGAACCTTGCACACTTGATTATGTCTCTTTAAGGCATGCTGTTTCTGCCTTCCCTGCTGtacctgtaaagcactttgggtcaaCCGTTTAAAtgagctatacaaataaaatgacttGTCTTGATTTAAATGTTTACTAGCAAGCTGTTTAATGTTACTTTATTCATCTTGGAAGACATTATGGCAGGtaactactactattatttagGTACACATGTATTGCATTAACACAGATGTGCTATGAGACAGTACAGAATTGGTATTTGTTGGTTCTGTTTGTTCAGCCCTGGccacattttcaaataaaaacgtCAAAAGACGGTTTGGATAGCTGCCATAGCTGATGGTGTGTTGGAGAATCTTACCAGCCACAGCCACAAAGTGTAACGGCATACCAATGCCATTATCAACTCGGGTATTTGGTCTTCTAAGTGCttagttatttaaaaacaaactgacaaTTTCACCTCTACGTATcggtttatttattttgcccCAGCACACGCTAAGACAGCAGATGTGTTTTTAACACCCTGTGCAACATCTCAGctcaaaaataatatttatttttcgaAATGTACCTGTACAGTCTTTTTAATTCGATGTGAAGGTCCAGGGTACTCTGTTGAATACAGATCTGTTAGGAACAGAGAGTTGATCAACGTGGATTTGCCCAACCCTGACTCACCTGGAAATAAGCAAAGGAAGGGAGATTAAAATCAGAATGTATTTTAGGAACAGTGGGACTTGTGTTCTTCATGTTGTGATTAGAAAGTTGACCAGACTGAAACGCATAGCATTACTTTgaataaaatattgaaaatgcATAGTACATAAACCCAACCGCCTGTACTATATCCACACAAAGAGCACTGTTGACAGCCTAAAGACAATCAAAGGCCATGTGTCTGTCCGGGAATGAGACTGACATTTGCCCAAGACATTAATCCATTTGGGTTAACAGTTAAAAGGCTaaggaaacaacacagacaatggCTCTTGTTATGTGCAGCTGACTGGCTGTGTGGTCTGGGAGGCTTCTCAAGCTTGGTTGGCCATTGTGTGCCCAGTTCCCAAGTTCCCAATGAAAAGAGTCATTAGTGGAAACGACCACGAACACTGCCTGCCTTAGCAGATAACCACAAGTCAATATTTAACGAGCCAACATTTACACCAGAGCTACAGTCCAGACATAGCATTTGTTTGTTGAACATTTTATGCATGGCATGTAACTATGTGCTATGGGTATGTGCTTGTTAAATTTACTGCAATGTGAAGTGATGACAGGGCTGTGAAATGAGCTGCTCtgcaaactgaactgaacaggTTGTTGGGTCATGTGTTTCGTGAGGCATGGGCAGACGTGCCAGTCACTGCTGGTTATACCAGTCccatctctctccttcccttcctctctcagACCACACTGATGACGCATTGCGTTGCACGACAGGGACATGTGGGCTCACAGCCAAGGATAGctaaatattgtgtgtgtgtgtttgtgtccatgcAAGAGGGTGATACCATAAAAACAATGGCAAACATTTAACTACCAACAAGCCCAGAGGACCTCCTTTACTTTCCTTGTTGCTAGATGCGATGCCATTTGCATCTTTTCTGAAATTATTCCCAAAATTAAGCAATTTGTTGCAAACACATTGAAGCATTCACAGGCCCCAGTGGACCACTTGGTCACGATCCAGCAGCTTTTACAGAGGACACTGCAGAGAATAGGCACAAGCAAAATCCAAGTGCCTTGTTATGCGGATGTAAGCACCAAATAATAAACTGCACACTGACATGTAACTGACATGTATCAGCAGCACTGTAAGCAAAAAGCCTGTAGAAGCGAAGTGTTGTTGAAACGCAATGGGAGATGCGCTATTCTTAGAGGCATGCTGGGTAAATTCTCTCGGCCCCACCACAGGAAATGGTTGTGACCTGAGGAAACATTTTCCCTCCAAACAGGGACTGATCAGCCGAGGAGGATCTTGGCTCAGTGTCAACCACCACATCCAGGCATTTTAAAAGAATGTCTCCATTTTTGATTGGCTGAGTGCAGCTCTAGATAAATCAATCCCAAATGTTTCCGTTCTGGGAGACAGTGTCAAGGACCTGACATCGAGATTAATTTGAACAGCAGTAATGCAATGGTCCCCTCTTCTCCGACTCAGCAATTAACACTTCAAAGCTGGGGGCATGTCCCTTGTGTATAAATATGACACACAATCTCtatttctcaaaaaaaaaaaaaaaacacagtaaaggactttaaaatgccaaccacaataaatacaatgaaatgatttatataaaacaagaacaaacagaGGGCTGAGCAGTGTGTGTTCTTACCGACAACCATTAGGGTGAACTCAAAGCCCCTTTTGACAGACTTCCTGTACACTTGGTTGGGGAGGCTTGCAAAGCCAACATATCCTTCCAGATTCTTTTGCTGCTGtaagacagtaaaaaaaaaatacacatattaaATCCCAAAAATACTggccagttatttcatttatttaaagtatAGAGATAATTTCAAAACGTACCGTTTGTACTGCTGTTTTGTGAAGATCAATGTAATGCGGTCCCAATGTGCAGGGAAAGCCAGCGTTTCCAGGGTCAGAAAGCAAAGGAGAGAgcgcacaaaaacaaaaaagcaacagaGAATCAATCTCAGGTCATCTGACAAACTATTCTATCTCCAGAATCAGTTTCCCAAGCTGAGAAGCCTGAGGGAAAATGATTTATGATCTGGGCTACTAACAACACAGACAGTTTGGTACATATTCCACTCCACTTGCTCCTTTTAATGTCAGTAGCACCATAAAGCAAGGCCCATTCATGGTCAcagctttttttgtgtgtgtgcctttggcTAGGAGAGGATTTCTGCCTTTTACTCTGGAGCATCTCCTGCCAACCAACAGCAGCCCACATATCTTCTGTGTGACACTTTGATTTCATATGCTCATTTGCCTACAAGCTGtgcactttaatctcagaagcATCCTACCGCTTTagtttatgaattttttttttttttttttttttttttttttaaatcggacTTTGCAAAGAGATTAATTAGCAAACCATCCCCAAGCATATTTAATTACTACTGATGTAATAAAACGTGAGATTCACTCAgatgtgattttaaaaatgacagctgtctttttttatttccagtGATAGGTCCGCTAAAGGAAGTGGTGGCAGGTGGAGAACTAAGATACCAGTTTGCTTGAGCAGATTTTAAAAGTGTTTCAGTTTAAGGGAAACACACGCTACAGTATTCTGACTTCACAGTCTGAAgccagtgcatttaaaaaaaagtcaaacatcgACTCTAAGGTACTAGATCCACTGTAATCCAGATTAGATGGCAGCAATGCCCTCCTTATGTTTTACCGTGACACATCTTCCAGCTTTGGCTTTGTTTGCCTAACAATCCAATCATGGCAGTTTAATCAAATtattgatcacacacacacgctaatgCAGCCCCCATCTAGGGCACACAAACGACAGAAAGTGGTCGTTCTCCCCGTTTAAAGAAGCATTTTGAATAGACACACGTCTATCTAACGTTACATTAACTGTATTTTGCATAATGTGGGACTGGTTAACGTTATTTAACGTATACAAAAGTCTAACAGCTAAATACAGAGCCACTACAGCTCTCATgcagtaacgttagttagcaTTTACGTGAGCTGTTTAATCCAACATACGACACCAAGTTAGTTAATTAACGTTAGTCTAATTGCTAGAGATTGTGGACAAGCTTTAGAAGTTAACAATTGAATGCCACTCTAACATGTGTGTTAACGTAGCTTCTTATGTTAGCtcataaaacacacagaaacgtTTACTTAAAGACTTTGCTAAAGCGCTAAAGGCAGGAAATGACTCTCCCGTTAGGTTATGCAGCCTGCTAGCAAAAGCCCAGGCTAACAACTAGCTGGCTAGTTAGCAACCCATCCAAGTGGAGGCGGACGACTGGGCGTTGGTTGCTCAGACAACTGCAGAAGCTAAAAAGCGGGCATGGCCACATTTTCTAAAAGCGAATCCTATCACACACAGATAATCACAGGTGTAGTTTACAACGCGGGTTTATGAGTAAATCGTTACAGAATCTGACTGCAGCACGCTCACCCATAACGTTGACGCTCCCTGCCGCCTCAAAACCGATCATTCACAAGCCGACATTCCCCTTCTCACTGCTTTTGCCTGAGCTACGCACTATGAGTCACGCAGCGCCTGACGTGCTCAACGAACCTACGCCGAAAGGCTGACGTAAATTGTACGTGAATTACAAAGGGAGGAACATTCCATTCTCGCGATAATATGTAATTCCTTTGAGTCTTGATGTGTTCTCGCGATAACGGGCaaaaagaagattttttttttaatgtggaacatcatttttttttacatgctaaACGATTTAAAACTCATATTCTGTCACCACGATCAtactgtttaattaaaaaaaatattaaatgatgATGGGGTCTGATTTATCCACGTAGCATCAGTTTAATAAGTCAATTCAAGAGTCAATTACTTATTTGCTGATCATAAGTGGCAGttattttacagtatgtgtgactttgtgtgtcAAGTTGTTCAACGACATTCCGGTGTCAAAATACCCCGGTGACGGAATGCGAATAGCGTCTGTTGTATCCACGGCAACCAGGACTCTCTAATACTGCACACCTGGATTGGATAAAAATTCAGTGAAACTGAGCATTGTTTTTACTTATTTGCTAAAGTAAGGGGCGTTTGATgtttcaagaaaaaaacatctatgTCGCCTATATGCCCGACTAAATACCGAAGGGTATTTAATGAAGCAAAAATCGTATTTCAGCCCATCAAAACTTTCTACTGCTAGTTTGCGATGCTGGAGGAAGGGTAAGAGACATTTGACTTGTCTTTCTTTAACTGCCAAACAAGGACAGCTTAGTTCAACCGCTTCCTTTAGCCAAACATAAATAGTCTGGCTAGCCCTCTTATCACAGAAgctagcagtggtggaagaagtaggcTACTCAGATCCAAATCGTACTTAAGTAGGGCCTAAAAGTAATAatgtattagcatcaaaatatacttatatCAAACGTAAAAGTAGGTTAACGTTACTTacttatgcagaatggcccatttcagaatatcactggattataattagtgatgcattcatgtgtatgacttgttgcagctggtaaaggtggagctcattttaattacTCTCATGCAGTTTAacctataataatatatcagaATGTATTAGTTGATTCCTATCTTACTATTAATAATCCAATTCTAACTAaagttgtcaaataaatgtaggctaatagaataaaaagtaaaatgtttgcctttacaatgtagtggagtagaagtagaaagtagcataaaatggaaataacaAGTACCTTCAAATTGTACGTAAGTAgcgtacttaagtaaatgtacaccGCCACTGTCTAAATGTCACTATGTGCCAAAAATGTCTGAAGTTGAATCACAGGTTACTCATGGGGAATGTTGAAAATGTCCAATCCAGTAAAAAAAGTGAGACAAGGAGAAAAATTGCCCCTGAAATCCAGAGGAATCCAGAGCAAGTAAGCCAAGTGATCTCCTCCTCACAGTCATTTAATAGTCTGTTacataatttaaaatgaattcccctgatatgacaaaaacaaaccgcCTGATAACACGCTGTGTTCTAGGGCATCTCATGATCTCAGGAGGCTTCAGTCCCTGCTTGCCAAAAGCATTCCCAGACACGAggtgaacaacaacaaaatgacgCCACTGAGGCAGTTCATATTTCTCTTTAggtatgtgtgtatattgtaGTATGAGACTCCCTGTGTTGCAGGTGGCAGCGTTGAGTCACAGTAAAGCACGCAGCAGTGGAGCCAGCAAATCTCAAGGCCTGCATACTCCAAAAGATACCAACAGACAGAGGAGTGAGAGCGACGTCACCACTGAAGCCTCTGAACTGGAAAAATTCAGGTTCTTCTTCCCTgggaattataaataaaatgtataatctTAAATAATTCCTCAcctatattatactatatatcACTACCTTCACCTCATACATATCCTATGCTATATCATAAGTTACCGTATTATGTTAATTACCATTACTTGATCATATCATCAGTCTGGTGTCACACTACTGCCTCTTTAAACACACCCCTGTCACTTTAccttgtgatttttttcttcaaatatatctttttatttctttcttttactttctttattCATCTGTATTGTGTCTTTAGCTGTAATATATCTTGTGTGGCCGCAATAACTGAATTTCCCTGCTGGCAATGAATAAAGGTTTTTCTTATGTTATCTTAAAATTCAACTGAAACTAACCACAAAAATACACAGTAATAATGCAGCTATAGTTCAATTtaaaccttttccttaactgtAACTAAAGTTAACATACAAGTGTGTATATGTACGTGGGGCTGGGTtttgtatgatttttttcactATTAGTGGAGATATAAttacaatacaaaacaatatgttttctctttgagaaaaatatatcttaaattgttttgttttgttcattcaACAAagaagccaaatattaaatggtGTCTAAACACAAGCAGATGTACAAGAACTTTACCCAAGTGAAATAGTCTGATATTGGCAAGATTTTCAGGAACTATGTGATCAGAGAATAAATGAACAAGATTATGAATCTGGACAGACATTGGGTGCCAACTTCCTGTTCTTGATTCAGACAGATTCTGATGCATTTCGGCTTGATAATGCAGCTCTATATGTAAAGTTGTCAAGAACTACAGAAGTTAATGGATTGTGTTTTTCGTGGCTGAGCATTCATTATAAGATTTTTTCCAAGAATCAAATACAGTAGGTA
This sequence is a window from Sander vitreus isolate 19-12246 chromosome 6, sanVit1, whole genome shotgun sequence. Protein-coding genes within it:
- the septin7b gene encoding septin 7b isoform X2, with amino-acid sequence MIGFEAAGSVNVMAVQTQQKNLEGYVGFASLPNQVYRKSVKRGFEFTLMVVGESGLGKSTLINSLFLTDLYSTEYPGPSHRIKKTVQVEQSKVLIKEGGVQLLLTIVDTPGFGDAVDNSNCWQPVIDHIDSKFEDYLNSESRVNRRQMPDSRIHCCLYFIAPSGHGLKPLDIEFMKRLHEKVNVIPLIAKADTLTPEECQQFKKQIMREIQEHKIKIYEFPETDDEEENRLVKKIKDKLPLAVVGSNTIIEVNSKRVRGRQYPWGVAEVENSDHCDFTILRDMLIRTHMQDLKDVTNNVHYENYRSRKLAAVTYNGVDNNRVKGQLCTKSPLAQMEEERREHVTKMKKMEMEMEQVFEMKVKEKVQKLKDSEAELQRRHEQMKKNLEAQHKELEEKRRVFEEERANWESQQRLEQQKMEASRTLEKNKKKGKIF
- the septin7b gene encoding septin 7b isoform X1, with product MIGFEAAGSVNVMAVQTQQKNLEGYVGFASLPNQVYRKSVKRGFEFTLMVVGESGLGKSTLINSLFLTDLYSTEYPGPSHRIKKTVQVEQSKVLIKEGGVQLLLTIVDTPGFGDAVDNSNCWQPVIDHIDSKFEDYLNSESRVNRRQMPDSRIHCCLYFIAPSGHGLKPLDIEFMKRLHEKVNVIPLIAKADTLTPEECQQFKKQIMREIQEHKIKIYEFPETDDEEENRLVKKIKDKLPLAVVGSNTIIEVNSKRVRGRQYPWGVAEVENSDHCDFTILRDMLIRTHMQDLKDVTNNVHYENYRSRKLAAVTYNGVDNNRVKGQLCTKLDTVEGMSPLAQMEEERREHVTKMKKMEMEMEQVFEMKVKEKVQKLKDSEAELQRRHEQMKKNLEAQHKELEEKRRVFEEERANWESQQRLEQQKMEASRTLEKNKKKGKIF